In Paractinoplanes brasiliensis, the following proteins share a genomic window:
- a CDS encoding DUF397 domain-containing protein, which produces MDNETAPGWHKSRRSSTGNCVEIKREGEQVLMRDTKDRSGPVLTFDIDAFRAFIAELKDERSPLTALDSD; this is translated from the coding sequence GTGGACAACGAAACCGCGCCTGGATGGCACAAGAGCAGGAGAAGCAGCACAGGGAACTGTGTAGAGATCAAAAGGGAGGGCGAGCAGGTGCTGATGCGGGACACGAAGGACCGCTCCGGCCCGGTCCTCACCTTCGACATCGACGCCTTTCGAGCCTTCATCGCCGAACTGAAGGATGAGCGATCGCCGCTGACCGCC